Part of the Sphingomonadaceae bacterium OTU29LAMAA1 genome, ACGCCCGCCGCGACCACCGCGGCCGACCAGACGCCGGCGGTCCAGACCGAAGGCGACGACATCGTCGTCACCGGGTTCCGCGCATCGCTCAACAGCGCGCTCAACCAGAAGCGCAGCGAAACCGCGGCGATCGACAGCATCGTCGCCGAGGATGTCGGCAAATTCCCCGATTCCAATCTGGCGGAATCGATGCAGCGCGTGCCCGGCGTGTCGCTGGCACGCGGCGACGGCGGCGAAGGGCGCAACATCTCGGTCCGCGGCCTCGGCGCCGCCTTCACCCGCGTCCGCATCAACGGGATGGAGGGATCGGCACAGACCGGCTCGTCCGACATCTACGGCGCACAGAACGCCGGCCGCAGCTTCGACTTCAACGTCTTCCCGTCCGAGATCTTTTCGGCACTGACCGTGCGCAAGACGCCGTCGGCCGATCTCGAGGAAGGGTCGCTCGGCGCGACCGTCGACCTGCGCGCGCCCCGCCCGCTCGACTATAAGCAGGATCTCGTCGTCGCGGCGACGCTGCGCGGCACCTACGGCGAACTGGCGAAGAAGGTGAACCCGCGCGCCTCGCTGCTGATCTCCAAACAGTTCGGCGACGGCAAGTTCGGCATCCTCGCCTCCGGGTCGTACCAGAAGCGCGAGACCCGCGAGGTCGGCTATTCCGCGGTCGACATCCTGTCCGCCAACACCAACGGCCTGACCACCGCGGGCGTCAACGCGCCCTTCTGTACCCCGGTCGGCTTCACGCCGGTCAGCCCGCCGCTCGGCACCAAGGGCGCGACCGCGTCGCTGTGCAGCACCGGCAACCCGCGCACCAGCACCGCGGCCGCCTATAACACCGTCATCGGCCTGCGCCGGCCCGACCTGCCCAACGTTCAGGGCAGCGGCGCCTTCCTGCCGCGCCTGCCGCGCTATCTGAATTCCGAACAGAAGCAGGAGCGGATCGGCGGATCGGTCACGCTGCAATGGGCGCCGGACGACGCCACCAATATGTGGATCGACACGCTCTACTCGCGCCTCGACGTCACCCGCCGCGACAATTACATCGCCGCCATCTCGTTCGGCCGCAGCGTCACCAACAACGGCCAGCCGATGACGTCGGTGCGCGACATCAGCTTCGATCCGCTCGGCAGCCTGACCTACGGCCTGTTCGACGGCGTCGACGTCCGGTCGGAGGGGCTGGTCGACCGCTACGTCTCCAGCTTCGGCCAGGTGAACTGGAACCTGGAGCACGACTTCACCGACACGTTCCGCGTGACGATGATGGCCGGCGTCAACAAGTCGATCCTCGACGGCAAGAAGCGGCTCCAGACCTTCATCGATGCGATCGACACCGACAATTTCACGATCGACTATCGTGACGGTGGCAGCACGCCGACGCTCGGCTTCGGCTTCGATGTCGCCAATCCCGCCAACTTCGCCTACGCGCCCGCGCTGTCGGACGGCACCGTGCTCGGCGGATTCAGCTTCCAGGGCCGTCCCCTGAAGCAGACGACCGTCAACCAGACCTACGAAGCCAATTTCGAATGGAAGGCGACGCCGGGCTTCAAGGTTCGCGCCGGCGGCCAGTATCGCGAATCCGACTTCCAGTCGAAGGGGACGCTGCCCTTTCTGGCGCAGACGGTCGTCACCGCGTTGCCCGCAGGCACCAGCCTGTCGAGCATCACGCGCCAGATCAGCGGTGTCGACAAGCTGTTCGGCACCGGCGCGCCCGCCAGCTGGGTCGCGATCGACAGCGAGGCGTGGGAAAAGACGTTCAACTTCGATGGCGTGCGCTATTGCGGTGCCGAATGCGGTGCGGGCGTGTCGCAGATCCGCGAACAGGTGACGAGCGCCTATGCCATGGGCCAGTTCGACACGGGGTCGGCTCTGCCCCTGCCCGTGCGCGGTGACTTCGGTATCCGCTATGTCCGCACCAACCAGCATTCGGTCGGCTTCATCCCGGTCGCCGATGCGACCACGCCCACCGGCCTGCGCGGCCAGCGTGCGGTGGTCGATCGCAGCTACAACGACTGGCTGCCGTCCGCCAACGTGGTGTTCGAGCTGCAGCCCGAACTGCTGCTTCGCGTATCAGGCGCAAAGGTGATGTCGCGTCCCGACCTGCCCTCGCTGGCACCCAACAGCGGCGTCACCGCCACCACCCGCACCGGCACGCTGAACAATCCGCTGCTCGATCCCATCCGCGCGAACACCGCCGATCTGGGCCTCGAATGGTATTTCAAGCCCGGCTCGCTGTTGTCGATCGCTGGCTATTACAAGGACATCGGCACCTACGTTCAGCGCGTGTCGAGCCAGATCCCGTTCAACGAACTGGGCCTGCCGGACGCGCTGCTGGCGAACACCAACACGGCGCCGACCGAAATCTTCAACGTCAGCCGCCCGCTCAACACGCCCGGCGGCAAGCTGAAGGGGTTCGAGGTCAATGCGCAGGTGCAACTCGACTTCCTGCCCGGCTTCCTCAGCAACTTCGGCGTCCTCGCCAACTACAATCGCGTGACGTCGAAAATCACCTATGTCCTCGCCTCCGTGAACGGGGTGGCGACGGTGACCAGCACCGCCGACCTCGTCGGCCTGTCGAAGAACTCCGCCAGCGGCACGCTGTACTACGAGGACAAGCGCTTCAGCATCCGCGGCACGGCGAGCTATCGCGACCGCTACATCCGCGGCATCCCGGCCTCGCCGGGCAGCGACCTGCAAGGCAATCGCCCGAACACGTTCGTGGATGCCTCTGCCTCGTTCAACATCACCGACCAGTTCAAGCTGATCGCCGAGGTGCAGAACCTCACCGACGAACGCAACTCGCTGTATATCGACAGCAAGCGTCAGGACACGTTGTTCGAGACGCGCATCGGTCGCACGTTCACGCTCGGCGCGACCGCGCGCTTCTGACGCACCCCTGCCCTCCGCCTGTCCGGATGATCACCGGACGGGCGGAGCCGACATCCTTCTGAACGACCGATCGAGAGCTGATGCTGACCATTTTGTCCCTCGCCGCCGCCGCCACGCTTTCCGCTCCGGCATCGTGGGTCGACCCGACGACCGGGCGCCAGATCGTCCGCATCGATTCAACGCCGGGCAATTACGCCCTCTATTTCAACTACAATCCGTTCACGCCGCAGGGCGACCTGATGATCTACCTGACGCCGGAGGGTATCCGCGTCGTCCATCTGAAAACGTGGGCGACGCGACTGGTACTGCGGGCGAAGGTCGACCGGCTGCTGTTCGCCGGCCCGCGCAGCCGCAGCGCATATTACACCGTGCGCGACGTCGCGGTCGACGACGGCGGACCGTTCCAGGTATGGCGGGTGGACCTCGATAGCGGTGCGACGCGCAAGGTCGCCGACGTGCCGGGCGGACGGATCGAGGCGATCAACGCCGACGAGACGCTGCTGGCTGGCGAACGCGAATTGCAACCGCCGCCGCCGGCGATCGCCGCGCAGGGCCGCCGCGATCCGAAGACGGGCGCGCCGGGCTATGCCGGCACCGGCCCCGACGGCAAGCCGCTGTCGTTCGGTGCGGCCAAGGCGCAGTGGATGGAGGCGCGGCTGGCGGCGCGGGTGCCGATGGAGATGTACAGCATCGCGATCGCCGATGGTCGCCGGCGGACGATCCATCGCGCGACCGACTGGCTCAACCACGTCCAGTTCTCGCCGACCGATCCCAAACTGCTGATGTTCTGCCACGAAGGGCCGTGGAGCAAGGTCGACCGCATCTGGACGATCCGCGCCGACGGCAAGGGCCTGACCCGGGTGCATACCCGTACGATCGCGGGCGAGATCGCCGGCCATGAATTCTGGAGCAGCGACGGCAAGACGATCTGGTACGACCTGCGTACCCCGGCGAAGGGCGCAGGCTGGCTGGCGAGCTACGACGTCACCACCGGCGCGCGGTCGCGCTATGCGCTGGCCGACGATCAGGGCTCCTATCACTTCACCCTGTCGCCGGATCGCAGCGTGTTCGCCGGCGACGGCAGCAACGCGGGCAAATGGATCAGCCTGTTCAAACCGCGCGCGACTGCGACGCCGCAGCCGGGGCTGATCTCGCCCGGCGTGCTGGAAACGACCCGCCTCGCCAGCCTCGCGACGCACGATTATACGCTGGAACCCAACGAACATTTCACGCCGGACGGGAAATGGATCGTCTATCGCACCAACATGGAAGGTGCGCCGGCGATCTACGCCGTGTCGACCGAACCCTATGTCGCGCCGCCGGCCGGATGATGTTGGACAAATAGCCCCCGCACCTGCTTAACTCACGGCATGCGCACCTTAATCCTGATCGCCTTGTCGCTATCGACCGCCGCCGTGGGGCAGAGCGTTCCCGCCCCGATCGATGCGGTCGATCCGATGATCGGCACCGGTGGAGAGGGCCATACCTTTCCCGGCGCGACCGCGCCGTTCGGCATGGTCCAGCTATCGCCGGACACCGATACGACGTGCGAGATCCGCGCCTGCTACGGTCATGCCGCCGGCTATCGCTACGATGACCCGACGATCCAGGGGTTCAGCCACACCCATTTTTCGGGTGCCGGCCATTCGGATCTCGGCGACCTGCTGGTGATGCCGCAGGCGGGCGATACGGTGCGGCTCGACCCCGGCGATCCGAAGCGGCCGGGTTCCGGCTATCGATCGCGGTTCGACCACCGCGACGAGATCGCGCACCCCGGCTATTATGCGGTGACGTTGCGCGACGGCGGCATTCGCGCTGAAATGACGGCGGGCACCCGTGTCGGCGTGCATCGCTACACCTTCCCTGCCGGACAGGCGGCACACCTCGTCCTCGACCTGCGGTCATCGCTCTACGATTACCCCGGCAAGATCCTGTGGTCCGGCCTGCACTGGCGGCCCGACGGCACGCTGACCGGATTCCGCGAGACGCGCGGGTGGGCGCCGGGCCGCAAGCTGTATTTCGCGATGCGCTTTTCCACGCCGGCCACCGCGCACAGCTTCGTCGATCGCGACATGGCGGTGACCTACAAGGGCTTTCAGGGACCGGGGCGCGGCAGCACCGCTGTCGCGGAAAAGCTGGGTCGCGCGCTGGAAGCACAGATCGACTTCGGCCGTCTCGCTGCCCCGCTGGAGGTGAAGGTGGCGCTGTCGGGGGTCGACGAGAACGGCGCGATCGCCAATCTCGATGCGGAAACCGGCGGCTTCGACACCGTCCGCACCCGCACCGCCGCCGCGTGGAGCGATGCGCTGGGCGCGGTGCAGATCGATGCCGCCGCGCCGATGCGCACCAGCGTCTACACGGCGCTCTATCATACGCTGCTCGCGCCCGGCGTGTGGAGCGACGCGGACGGGCGCTACCGTGGGCCGGACGATCAGGTCCACCGGGCCGACGGCTTCACCTTCCGCTCCACCTTTTCGCTCTGGGATACGTTCCGCGCCGAACATCCGCTGCTGACGCTGGTCCAGCCGGAACGGACCACCACCGACATCGTGCGCTCGCTGATCGAAAGTCGCCGCCACAGCCCCGACGGCATCCTGCCCGTCTGGCAGTTCGCCGGGCGCGAGACATGGACGATGATCGGCTATCACGCTGCGCCGGTGATCGCCGATGCCTATATGAAGGGCATTCGCGGTTTCGATGCCGATGCCGCGCTCGACGCCATGATCGCCAGCGCGACCTACGCCCCCTATGGCGGCCTCGGCGCCTATATGCAGCGCGGCTACGTCCCGATCGACCAGGAACCCGAAGCGGCGTCGAAGACGGTCGAATATGCCTATGACGACTGGACGATCGCCCGGATGGCGCGCGCGATGGGCCGTACCGAGGTCGCGGACCGGTTCGATCGACGTGCCGGCAACTGGCGCAACAGCTTCGATATCAAGAGCGGCTGGCTGCGCGCACGGCTGGCGAACGGTGCCTTCCGCACCCCCTTCGATCCGACCGCGATCAACTACGGCTCGGATTATACCGAAGGCAATGCGTGGCAATACAGCTGGTTCATGCCGCAGGATCAGGCCGGGCTGATCCGCCTGCTCGGCGGCGACGCCAAGACGATCGCCAGGCTTGACGCGATGTTCGACTACGACACCTCGAAGCTCGACTACAGCCATGCCGAGGATATCGCTGGACTGATCGGCCAGTACATCCACGGCAACGAACCGAGCCATCACGTCGCCTATCTGTACGGCTACGCCGGCGCGCCGTGGCGGACGCAGGAGCGGCTCGGCCAGATCGTCGCCTCGCAATACAAGCCGACGCCTGATGGCCTGTCGGGCAACGACGATCTCGGCCAGATGTCGGCCTGGCTGGTGTTCACCGCACTCGGTTTCTACCCGGTCGCGCCGGGCTCGAACGAATATGTCATCGGCCGTCCGTTCGTGGATCGTGCGGTGTTGAAGCTGCCGGCGGGCAAACGCTTCGCCGTGGTCGCGGATGGCCTGTCCGACACCAACCGATACGTCGCCGCGGTGACACTCAACGGCAGGCCGCTGACGCGCAGCTTCGTTCGCGACGCAGAGATTCGGGCGGGCGGCGAACTCCGCTTCACGATGGCGGCGACCCCCAACCGTGGATGGGGCAGCGCCGCCGCGGCACGGCCGTATTCCATGTCGACCGCGCGATAGCGGGAAGGCTGCACCGCCAGCCTTCCTTTCGGTCTCCGGCGAAGGCCGGGGAACATGGTCGGCGAACACGGATGCCGGGCTTGGGACCGCCTCCCTCCACTCACTTCGGCGCATCGCTTCCGCACGCCCGGCCTCGCTTCGCCGCATCGCACACAGAAACGGATTGATACATTATATTGTACCTCCTAAGCGGATGCCTCGTTCAGAAAGGGCAGCTATGAAGACGTTTTTGATCGGGGTCAGCCTCGTGTCCCTGCTGGCCATGCCGGCCGCATATGCGCAGACCGCGACGCAGGGCAGCGACACCGCACCCGCTCCCCGGTCCAACGACATCATCGTCACCGGCGTCTTGCAGCAGAGCGAGCGCGACGTGTTGCAAGGCACGTCCGTACTCAGTGGCGAGGCGTTGAGCCGCGCGCTGCGTCCCACGATCGGCGAAACGCTCGCGCGCCTGCCAGGCGTGTCGGCGACATCGTTCGGACCGACCGCGTCGCGCCCGATCCTGCGCGGCTTTCAGGGCGAGCGTATCCGCGTGCTGACCGACGGCATCGGATCGATCGACGTGTCGAACACCTCGGTCGATCACGCCGTGGTGATCGATCCGCTGCTCGCCGAGCGCATCGAGGTGCTGCGCGGACCCTCGGCATTGCTCTTCGGATCGTCCGCGGTCGGCGGCGTTGTCAACGTCGTCGACACCCGCATTCCTCGCACGGTGCCGGCCAACGGCTATCGCCTGAACGGTATCGCCAACTACGGTTCGGCCGCGAACGAGCGTTCGCTGCAAGGCGCCGGCGACGTCGCGGTCGGCGATCATCTGGTGCTGCACGCCGATGGATCGTACCTCAAGACCGGCGATCTGCGGATCGGCGGCAATGCGCTGTCGCGTGGCGCCCGGACTGCGGCGCTCGGTCAGGTCGGACTGCCGCAGGATCCTGCGGACGAGCCGATCGACTTCGCGGGCTCCGCCGCCATCCGCGGCAAGCTGCCCAATTCCGCCGCAGAGACCTGGACCGCCGGCGTCGGCGCCAGCATCGTCACCGACACCGGCTCGCTCGGCGTGTCGTACAGCCATTACGACAGCCTGTACGGCATCCCGATCCGCTACGCGACCGCCGTGGGACAGGAACAGGAGGCGCCGCGGCTCGACCTCGTGCAGAACCGCGTCGACCTGCGCGGCGAAGTCCGGACCGGCGGCGACGTCATCGGCGCCATCCGTGTGCGGATCGGCCACGCGACCTATCGCCATTACGAACTGGAGGAGGACGGCTCGATCGGAACCGCCTTTTTCAACAACGGCACCGAAGGCCGCGTAGAAATAGTTCAAGCCCGCCGAGGCCCCTGGAGCGGGGCATCTGGCGTCCAGTATTTCAATCGCTTGTTCGATGTCGCCGGGGAAGAGGCCTTCCTGCCGCGCAACGAAACCAACCAGACCGGCCTGTTCACCGTCCAGCAGTTCGACTTCGGCCGCTTCCGCGCCGAGGGCGGGCTGCGCTACGAATGGAGCGACCTGACGGCGAAGACCGATCCTGACAATCGCTTTTTCGTTGGCAATCGCAGCTTCAACGCGCTGTCCGGTTCGCTCGGCGCTTCCTATGGTGTCAGCGATGCCGTCCGTTTCGGCGTCAACCTGTCACGCACCGAACGTGCGCCGTCGGCAGAGGAATTGTTCGCCAACGGCGGCCATGCCGGTACGCAGGCGTACGAACTCGGCAGTCCCGATTTCCGGCTCGAGAAGAGCTGGGGCGTCGAGGCGACGCTGCACGCGCATACCGATCTCGTAAACTTCGACGCATCCGCCTATTACAACTGGTTTTCTAATTACATCTCGGAAAATCAGGTCGATCCTGCGGTCTGCCAGGCCGCGGCGGACCCGCGCGAGGTCGACCTTCCCTGCTTCCAGTACCAGCAGGCAGACGCGCGCTATTATGGGTTCGAGGCCGACCTGTCGGCGTCCCTGTTCACGATCGGATCGACCAGGATCAACGCCGACGTGCTGGGCGATTACGTCCACGCCAATATCGTCGATGTCGGACCGGTACCGCGCATTCCGGCGCCGCGCGTGCTCGGCGGGCTGGAAGCGCAGACCGATTTACTGACCGCTCGCGCCGAGGTCGAGCACGCCTTCCGGCAGAACCGAACCGCCGATTTCGAAACCCGGACGAACGACTATACGATGGTCAACGCCAGCATCGCCCTGTCGCCGTTCGGGCGCGACAACAAGACGCAGCTGCTCCTCAGCGCAAACAATATCTTCGATGTCACGGCGCGGCGCGCATCCAGCTTCCTGAAGGATTTCGCGCCGCTCGCCGGTCGCGATCTTCGCGCCACGCTTCGGTTCGGCCTGTAGGATCGCCTCAGATCAGTTTGCCGTTGGCGACGGGCTGCCCAAAATCGGGTGTCCCGTCGGCGCGGTAACGGATCGGCTGAACGCGAGTGTGACGGTTTGGATCGAGCAACGGATCACCCTCGATCCTGTCGTAATCGCGCGCGTGATAGACGAGTATGTCGCGGCCGCGTTCGTCGACGGTGAAACTGTTGTGTCCCGGTCCGTACACATGGGTGATGGGCGATGACCGGAACACCGGCGTTTGCGACTTTGTCCATGCGGCCGGGTCCATGATGTCGGCATCGTCGCGGACCGTCAGCATCCCCATGCAATAGCGTGCATCGGTGGCACTCGCCGAATAGGTCATGAACAGGTGGCCGTTGCGCGCGAGCAGTGCGGGCGCTTCGTTGACCTTATACCCACGCCGTTCCCATTCGAGCGTCGGCACCGAAAGCCTGGCAGGCTGCGCGGCAAGCGTCAGCGGTGTCGCCAGCGGCGCAAGGTAGAGGTTGGAATTGGTAGCGATCCCCGGCTCCTTTTGCGCCCACGCAAGATAGCGGCGGCCGCGGTGGACGAAGCTGGTCGAGTCGAGCGTGAAACTGTCCCATGGGGTCTCGAGCTGGCCCAACACCGACCAGGTGCCGGTCATCGGGTTCGTGGCGGTGCAGGCGAGCGCATAGGTCCGGATGCGGAACACGTCCGCACCGCCGCCACTTGGCCCGGCGGCGAAATACATGATCCATCTCCCGTCGATCCGGTGCAACTCGGGCCCCCACACGTATCCCGACATCGGCCCTGTCGCGGGGTGCCGCCATAAGACCGCTTCAGGCGCCGCCGACAGGCCGACGATCGTCTTCGCACGGCGCAGTACCAGTCGATCGTATTCCGGAACCGATCCGGTCATGTAATACCAGCCGTCGCTGTGGCGGAACACCTGCGCATCGGCACGCTGGCGGACGATCGGGTTCACGATCGGGTCGCGGGTTCGCGCGACGGCCCCCGGCGCAGCGGCGATGGCGAGAGCGCCGGCGACGACACCGCGGCGGGTGATCAACTCCAGGTCGGACATCTCATTCCTCTGCGGTTGCGCTTGCAGGAAGCGCCTTGTCGGGCATCGTGCCCTCGCCGGCAAAGGGCGTGAGGCGTACGGTGAAGCGGGTGGGCGTCAGGGTGGTGCGATAGTGCGGCAGCGGCTTGCCAAACTCGCTCCATTGGGTGTCGCCGCCGACGCCCCATTGCGCGCTGTCGACCAGCAACGTCACCTGCCCGTGCGGCACGACATCGGTCGACTTCCACGTACCGGGCTTGTGCCGATCAAGGTCTGCATAGGGGAACGCGAGCGCGTTCATCATCAGCGGACGGTCGCCGGCGATACGCAACCCGCCGCCCGCGCCGGACAGCTCCATCCAGCGGACGTCGACCTTGTTGCCCGTCTCCTGCGGCCGGATGTAATCGTGATTCTGCTCGGCGATCGCTCCACGCCACAGGCCGATCGGTGCCGACGTCTTGCGATCGGTATAGCTTTCATGCGGTCCGCGCCCGTACCATGCGACCGTCTTCAGATCGGTCGGCAGCACGAACGCCAGCCCGACGCGGAACGGCGGCGGCAGGTCGGTCTTGACCGGCGTGAGCAGACCCGTGACCGCGACGCTGCCGTCCCCCGCCATCGCATAGGTAGTCGTAAAGGTCGCCGCGCCATCGCCCAGCGCAAATTCCACGGTCACCTCGCCACCCACTGCGGTGCGGCGGCTGCGCAGACCGGTAACGCGGCGGGTGTCGCTCATACCCTTCCACGCCGCGAGTTGCCTGTCGGTGCCGATGCCGATGTCGTTGTCGGTCACCGCGCGCCAGAAATGCGGAGCCCCCCCGGACGCGAGCGCACGCCCGTCACGAGCATAGCGGCGGATCAGACCGGTCGTCCGGTCTATCTCCAGCGTCGTGGACTGGACCGACATCACGATCACGCCGCTACCGTTCGCGACGCGCACTTCGCCGCGATCCGTGCCAGACGCAGGCGCTGCCCGCTCCGCCACTCGATCCAGCGCAAATTGCTCGAAGCCGACCAGCGTGCCCGCCGGCACCAGCGGCACCGCCTCGCTCCGGGTCCTGACCCGGACCGTCACGAAATATTCCGCACCCGATTTGCGAGGCAGTGCGGCGACCGGCAGCGTGACCAACGCCGCAGCATGCGGCGCGACTGAAGGTGTTGCCAGCGCGCCGCTCGCTACGTCGACACCGTCCTCCAGCACCACCCAATCGAACGCGAAGCCGGACAGGTCGCGGAAGTCGTGGCGGTTCCGCACCGTCACCCGCCCGCTCGCCGGATCGAACCCGTCGAACTGGATGGGAGAATAGACCTTGCGCAGCTCGTAAAGTAGCGGATTGGGTGTGCGATCCGCCTGTAGCAGCCCGTCGCCGAACTCGATCTCGCCACCCGGATTGGGACCATATTCGCCGCCATCGCCCCAATAGCGGCGACCATCGTTGGTATAGCGGTACATCGACTGGTCGACCCAGTCCCATGCGAACCCGCCCTGCAGCTTGTCGGGATGCGCGTAGATCGTATCCCAATATTCCTTCAGGTTACCGCCCGAATTGCCCATCATATGCGCATATTCGCACTGAATCATCGGTTGGGCGAAGTTCCAGTTGGTCGCATAATCCTCCATCTTCACGGCCGGATCGTACATCGGCGCATAGATGTCGGCATAATGGTTGGGGCGATGATCGCTGATCCCGTCCCACGTGCCCCAGCCGAGATAGCTGATCAGTCGATCGGGATCGCGTGCCTTCGCCGCCGCCGCCGCCGCTTCGAAGTTCGGCCCGATCCCTGCCTCATTGCCGAGCGACCAGAAGATGACGGACGGATGGTTCTTGTCGCGCTCCACCATGTTGACGACGCGGCTGACGTGCGCATTTTTCCACGCGGGATCAAAGCCGATCTGGTATGCCGCCCGCTCGCGCGGATGCTTGTTCGCATAGTCCATGTAAGCGTGACTCTCGATATTCGCCTCGTCCATGACGTACAGGCCATAGCGGTCGGCAAGATCGTAGAGGTACGGATCGTTGGGATAATGCGATGTGCGGATCGCATTGACGTTGTTGCGCTTCATCAGCCGAATGTCGCGCTCCATCGAGGCGCGGCTGATCACGTGGAAGGTTTCGGGATCGTGTTCGTGGCGGTTGACGCCGCGGATGGTAATCGGCTTGCCGTTAACCGACACGAGGCCGTTCCGGATGGCGACGGTGCGGAAGCCGATCTGCCGCGCAGTCGATTGCGTCACCCGGCCGCGTGCATCGACCAACTCGGTTACGAGCGTGTACAAGGCTGGCGTCTCCGCCGTCCAGGCTCGGACCGCCGGCACCCTGCCCTCCAACGTCACCCGCCGCTCGCCTTGGATCGGCACGGCACGGCTGGCGGTCAGCACCTGTCGTGTGCCCTCCATCACCGTCACACGAGCGGTCGCCGCCGCAGTTCCCGCCACCGCGACGTCGACCGCAAGCATGCCGTCGCGATAGTCTGCATCCAGTCCCGCGTGAACGAAAGTGTCGGCAATCCGCGTCGACGGAGCTGCCATCAGATACACCGACCGCTCGATCCCCGAAACGCGCCAAAAATCCTGATCCTCCAGATAGCTGCCGTCCGACCAGCGGAAGATCTGGATCGCGATCGTGTTGCGGCCGGGCTTCATCCATCGGGTGACATCGAACTCGCCCGGCAGCTTGGAATCCTCGGAATAGCCGACCTTCTCGCCATTGACCCAAACGTAGTAAGCCGATCCTGCCGCACCGATGTGGAGGATCACGTCATTGCCGGTCCAGCTGGCGGGCATCGTCACATCGCGGCGATACGACCCCACCGGGTTGGTAGCGTGAGGGATCAGCGGGCGATTGGCCGGAAACGGATAGGTGATGTTGTTGTAGCGCGGCTGATCGAACCCCTCCGCCTGCCAGTCGGCGGGGACCTTGATGTCCTTCCACCCCGACACGTCGAACCCCGGTCGTTCGAATCCCGCAGGCAACGCATCGGCGTCGGGCGAAAGTGCGAATTTCCACGTACCGTCCAGCGTCACGTAGCGCGCCGACGATGCTTCGTCGCCAGCCAGCGCCTTCTCGCGTGTCTCGAAGGGAAAGCCGGTCGCACGGGCGGGCAGTTTGCCACGCGCGAACACCGCGGGATTCTCCCAGTCCGGTCGGGCCGGGTCGACCTGCACCCGCTGAACCTGCGGCGTGTTCTGCGCGGATACCGCGCCGGTCGCGGTGCCAGCGAGCAATCCCAACCCCAGCCATGATCGCCGCATCGTCCGCTCCCCAAATCATCGGTTGATCCGATTTCATGTCCGACATATCGTTTTGGACCGATTACGCAAGAGATCAGGCCGACGCGATCGGAATGGCCGTATCGGGGGAGCGAGAACGATGTTGCAATCGACGATGCTGGCCGCTGCGCTGTTGACGACCGGAACGGCACCGTCGTCCACGCTCGCAACGCCCGTTACGGTGACGCTGCGGCCCGCCATCGATCGCCCCTCGACGGAGTTCGAGGGATGGGGCACTGCCCTTGCCTGGTTCGCCAACGTCACCGGCGACTGGCCGCTGGCGGAGCGCGACCGGCTGGCCGATCTGTTCTATACCGACCGCGGGCTCGGCTGGACGATCGCGCGTTACAATATCGGCGGCGGCAATGCGGGCGGTATCAAGCCGTACCTGCGCCCCGGCGGCGCCGTTCCCGGCTTCTGGCGGCTGCCGTCCGGCACGACGGGTGAGGACTGGCGAGCCGACGCGCCCGCGATGTGGGACTGGTCGCAGGA contains:
- a CDS encoding oligogalacturonate lyase, encoding MLTILSLAAAATLSAPASWVDPTTGRQIVRIDSTPGNYALYFNYNPFTPQGDLMIYLTPEGIRVVHLKTWATRLVLRAKVDRLLFAGPRSRSAYYTVRDVAVDDGGPFQVWRVDLDSGATRKVADVPGGRIEAINADETLLAGERELQPPPPAIAAQGRRDPKTGAPGYAGTGPDGKPLSFGAAKAQWMEARLAARVPMEMYSIAIADGRRRTIHRATDWLNHVQFSPTDPKLLMFCHEGPWSKVDRIWTIRADGKGLTRVHTRTIAGEIAGHEFWSSDGKTIWYDLRTPAKGAGWLASYDVTTGARSRYALADDQGSYHFTLSPDRSVFAGDGSNAGKWISLFKPRATATPQPGLISPGVLETTRLASLATHDYTLEPNEHFTPDGKWIVYRTNMEGAPAIYAVSTEPYVAPPAG
- a CDS encoding TonB-dependent receptor, whose amino-acid sequence is MHVNRLGRICGTTSFIALTIGLTATPAVAQTATAPEQQQSQTPSADSTATATPAATTAADQTPAVQTEGDDIVVTGFRASLNSALNQKRSETAAIDSIVAEDVGKFPDSNLAESMQRVPGVSLARGDGGEGRNISVRGLGAAFTRVRINGMEGSAQTGSSDIYGAQNAGRSFDFNVFPSEIFSALTVRKTPSADLEEGSLGATVDLRAPRPLDYKQDLVVAATLRGTYGELAKKVNPRASLLISKQFGDGKFGILASGSYQKRETREVGYSAVDILSANTNGLTTAGVNAPFCTPVGFTPVSPPLGTKGATASLCSTGNPRTSTAAAYNTVIGLRRPDLPNVQGSGAFLPRLPRYLNSEQKQERIGGSVTLQWAPDDATNMWIDTLYSRLDVTRRDNYIAAISFGRSVTNNGQPMTSVRDISFDPLGSLTYGLFDGVDVRSEGLVDRYVSSFGQVNWNLEHDFTDTFRVTMMAGVNKSILDGKKRLQTFIDAIDTDNFTIDYRDGGSTPTLGFGFDVANPANFAYAPALSDGTVLGGFSFQGRPLKQTTVNQTYEANFEWKATPGFKVRAGGQYRESDFQSKGTLPFLAQTVVTALPAGTSLSSITRQISGVDKLFGTGAPASWVAIDSEAWEKTFNFDGVRYCGAECGAGVSQIREQVTSAYAMGQFDTGSALPLPVRGDFGIRYVRTNQHSVGFIPVADATTPTGLRGQRAVVDRSYNDWLPSANVVFELQPELLLRVSGAKVMSRPDLPSLAPNSGVTATTRTGTLNNPLLDPIRANTADLGLEWYFKPGSLLSIAGYYKDIGTYVQRVSSQIPFNELGLPDALLANTNTAPTEIFNVSRPLNTPGGKLKGFEVNAQVQLDFLPGFLSNFGVLANYNRVTSKITYVLASVNGVATVTSTADLVGLSKNSASGTLYYEDKRFSIRGTASYRDRYIRGIPASPGSDLQGNRPNTFVDASASFNITDQFKLIAEVQNLTDERNSLYIDSKRQDTLFETRIGRTFTLGATARF
- a CDS encoding GH92 family glycosyl hydrolase — protein: MRTLILIALSLSTAAVGQSVPAPIDAVDPMIGTGGEGHTFPGATAPFGMVQLSPDTDTTCEIRACYGHAAGYRYDDPTIQGFSHTHFSGAGHSDLGDLLVMPQAGDTVRLDPGDPKRPGSGYRSRFDHRDEIAHPGYYAVTLRDGGIRAEMTAGTRVGVHRYTFPAGQAAHLVLDLRSSLYDYPGKILWSGLHWRPDGTLTGFRETRGWAPGRKLYFAMRFSTPATAHSFVDRDMAVTYKGFQGPGRGSTAVAEKLGRALEAQIDFGRLAAPLEVKVALSGVDENGAIANLDAETGGFDTVRTRTAAAWSDALGAVQIDAAAPMRTSVYTALYHTLLAPGVWSDADGRYRGPDDQVHRADGFTFRSTFSLWDTFRAEHPLLTLVQPERTTTDIVRSLIESRRHSPDGILPVWQFAGRETWTMIGYHAAPVIADAYMKGIRGFDADAALDAMIASATYAPYGGLGAYMQRGYVPIDQEPEAASKTVEYAYDDWTIARMARAMGRTEVADRFDRRAGNWRNSFDIKSGWLRARLANGAFRTPFDPTAINYGSDYTEGNAWQYSWFMPQDQAGLIRLLGGDAKTIARLDAMFDYDTSKLDYSHAEDIAGLIGQYIHGNEPSHHVAYLYGYAGAPWRTQERLGQIVASQYKPTPDGLSGNDDLGQMSAWLVFTALGFYPVAPGSNEYVIGRPFVDRAVLKLPAGKRFAVVADGLSDTNRYVAAVTLNGRPLTRSFVRDAEIRAGGELRFTMAATPNRGWGSAAAARPYSMSTAR